One window of the Pieris brassicae chromosome 4, ilPieBrab1.1, whole genome shotgun sequence genome contains the following:
- the LOC123708599 gene encoding pupal cuticle protein 20-like has protein sequence MSKLVCLIMLVASASAARLDHLLPGYSYSGGNYNSGNNAAPFNFENINNGDGSYRFSYDTPTGISAHESGAPRAPGPEGPAVTAEGGFSYRAPDGQQISLTYTADENGFHPVGSHLPTPPPIPAAIQRSLEYNRQNPSNGGRNYY, from the exons ATGTCAAAATTG GtatgtttaataatgttaGTGGCTTCGGCATCGGCTGCTCGTCTCGATCACTTGTTGCCAGGGTACAGCTACAGCGGTGGTAATTATAACAGTGGCAACAATGCGGCCCCCTTtaactttgaaaatattaataacggCGATGGCAGCTACAGGTTCAG TTATGATACGCCGACGGGCATCTCGGCGCACGAGAGTGGGGCTCCCCGTGCTCCGGGCCCCGAGGGCCCTGCTGTAACCGCAGAAGGAGGGTTCTCCTATCGGGCCCCAGATGGACAACAGATCTCACTCACATACACCGCCGATGAGAACGGTTTCCACCCAGTGGGTTCACATCTTCCTACCCCACCGCCGATTCCTGCTGCCATTCAGCGCTCCTTGGAATACAATAGACAAAACCCttc AAACGGTGGCCGCAACTATTACTAA